Proteins from a single region of Carassius gibelio isolate Cgi1373 ecotype wild population from Czech Republic chromosome A5, carGib1.2-hapl.c, whole genome shotgun sequence:
- the LOC128012009 gene encoding protein shisa-1-like, protein MTSSVSCALFLLVSIVFPLSFALSGEYCHGWTDSFNSWHRGFQCPERFDGEDARYCCGTCALRYCCTYTEARLDQSTCDSGSESENTDDVRKLTERVPTYLPFVIVVSAFLSFILVGAVVSVCCCQCVKPKASDRPTGPSVAQTSLLESGGPSEDSSTPSRTSMSGSSTTNTRPPPSELSVKLYGPMGNAFSNSQSQQYVPPLPQGAPQFYQPYMNYRLPPEHSMLMAPVFPDAHPVFGQVHGQPFPQGPMHTEPIYPTVTI, encoded by the exons ATGACTTCATCTGTATCATGTGCGCTCTTTCTATTGGTATCAATCGTTTTTCCGTTGTCTTTTGCGCTATCGGGGGAATATTGTCACGGCTGGACGGATTCCTTCAACTCTTGGCACCGGGGATTCCAGTGTCCGGAGCGCTTTGACGGTGAGGACGCGCGCTACTGCTGCGGGACATGCGCGCTCAGGTACTGCTGCACGTACACGGAGGCGCGCCTCGATCAGAGCACCTGCGACTCGGGCTCCGAGTCTGAGAACACGGATGATGTGAGAAAGTTGACAGAACGTG TTCCAACCTATCTGCCTTTTGTGATTGTGGTGAGTGCATTCCTGTCGTTCATTCTGGTCGGTGCGGTTGTATCTGTCTGCTGCTGCCAGTGTGTGAAACCCAAAGCAAGCGATCGGCCAACGGGGCCATCTGTTGCTCAGACCAGCCTGTTGGAATCTGGAGGACCCTCTGAGGACAGCTCCACACCGTCCCGCACCTCCATGTCAGGCTCCTCCACGACAAACACTCGCCCTCCACCATCCGAGCTCAGCGTGAAGCTCTATGGCCCGATGGGAAACGCCTTCTCAAACTCTCAGTCCCAGCAGTATGTTCCTCCACTGCCACAGGGGGCACCACAGTTCTACCAGCCCTACATGAATTACCGTCTCCCCCCAGAACACAGCATGCTGATGGCCCCTGTGTTTCCGGATGCCCATCCTGTGTTTGGGCAGGTGCACGGTCAGCCTTTTCCTCAGGGCCCCATGCACACAGAGCCCATATATCCCACTGTAACTATATGA
- the LOC128012011 gene encoding zinc finger C4H2 domain-containing protein, whose translation MADEQEIMCKLENIKEIRNKTIQMEKIKSRLRSEFEALESEEKHLREYKQEMDLLLQEKMAHVEELRLIHADINVMENTIKQSESDLNKLLETTRRLHDEYKPLKEHVDALRMTLGLQRLPDLSQEEEKLSLDYFEKQKAEWQTEPQEPPIPESLAAAAAAAQQLQAARKQDVRQTATFRQQPPPMKACLSCHQQIHRNAPICPLCKAKSRSRNPKKPKRKPDE comes from the exons ATGGCGGACGAGCAAGAGATAATGTGCAAGCTAGAAAACATCAAAGAAATAAG GAATAAGACAATTCAGATGGAGAAGATCAAATCTCGACTGAGGAGTGAGTTTGAAGCTCTGGAGTCAGAGGAGAAGCACCTGAGAGAGTACAAACAGGAAATGGATCTTCTGCTGCAGGAGAAAATGGCTCATGTAGAGGAGCTGCGTCTCATACATGCTGACATTAATGtg ATGGAAAACACTATCAAACAGTCTGAAAGTGACTTGAACAAATTGCTGGAGACTACCAGACGTCTCCACGATGAATACAAGCCACTGAAAGAACACGTGGATGCCCTGAGGATGACCCTCGGCTTACAGAGACTCCCCGACCTCAGCCAGGAAGAGGAGAAGCTGTCATTGGA CTACTTTGAAAAGCAAaaagctgagtggcagacagaacCCCAGGAGCCTCCTATCCCAGAATCCCTTGCAGCAGCGGCAGCTGCAGCCCAACAGCTTCAAGCTGCACGGAAACAAGACGTCAGGCAGACAGCGACATTCCGCCAGCAGCCACCACCTATGAAG gcttgtCTCTCCTGCCACCAGCAAATTCACCGGAATGCACCGATCTGTCCTCTCTGCAAAGCCAAGAGTCGCTCACGCAACCCTAAAAAACCCAAGAGAAAACCAGACGAGTAA